In Amia ocellicauda isolate fAmiCal2 chromosome 7, fAmiCal2.hap1, whole genome shotgun sequence, one genomic interval encodes:
- the ephb3b gene encoding ephrin type-B receptor 3b isoform X4 yields MTMDYLVFLCSLLLPVTLAVEETLMDTKWATSELAWTVHPETGWEEVSGYDEAMNPIRTYQVCNVRELNQNNWLRSDFIPRKDVLRVYVEMKFTVRDCNSIPNIPGSCKETFNLFYYESDSDSATATSPFWMENPYVKVDTIAPDESFSKLESGRVNTKVRSFGPLSRNGFYLAFQDLGACMSLISVRVFYKKCSTTIANFAMFPETATGAEPTSLVIAPGTCVPNALEVSVPLKLYCNGDGEWMVPVGSCTCAAGFEPAMKETQCQACGPGTFKSRQGEGLCSPCPPNSRTSSGASTLCSCRNSYYRADSDSPDSACTTVPSAPRSVISNVNETSLVLEWSEPRDSGGRDDLLYNVICKKCTAERGVCSRCDDNVDISPRHLGLMERRVTVRNLQAHTQYSFEIQAVNGVSSKSPYAPQYSAVNITTNQAAPSAVPTVHLMGATASTMSLSWLPPEKPNGIILDYEIKYHEKGQGEAIAHTVTAQHSTARIEGLRAGTPYVVQVRARTVAGYGRYSNPSDFSTNLQSDPEKSLQEQLPLIVGSATAGLVFIIAVVVIAIVCLRKQRNGSESEYTEKLQQYITPGMKVYIDPFTYEDPNEAVREFAKEIDISCVKIEEVIGAGEFGEVCRGRLKLPGRREIIVAIKTLKAGYTERQRRDFLSEASIMGQFDHPNIIRLEGVVTKSRPVMIVTEFMENGALDSFLRLNDGQFTVIQLVGMLRGIAAGMKYLSDMNYVHRDLAARNILVNSNLVCKVSDFGLSRFLEDDPTDPTYTSSLRSCVCPQGGKIPIRWTAPEAIAYRKFTSASDVWSYGIVMWEVMSYGERPYWDMSNQDVINAVEQDYRLPPPMDCPTALHQLMLDCWVKERNLRPKFAQIVNTLDKLIRNAASLKVVSSTHSGDLLRIGVTLAGHQKKILGSIQDMRLQMNQTLPVQV; encoded by the exons AAACTCTGATGGACACCAAGTGGGCCACATCAGAGCTGGCCTGGACCGTACACCCAGAAACAGGG TGGGAGGAAGTGAGTGGCTATGATGAGGCCATGAACCCCATCCGGACATACCAGGTGTGTAATGTACGTGAGCTCAACCAGAACAATTGGCTGCGCAGCGACTTCATCCCGCGCAAGGACGTGTTGCGCGTCTATGTGGAGATGAAGTTCACCGTGCGGGACTGCAACAGCATCCCCAATATCCCAGGTTCCTGCAAGGAGACCTTCAACCTGTTCTACTATGAATCCGACAGCGACTCGGCCACAGCCACCAGCCCGTTCTGGATGGAGAACCCTTACGTCAAGGTGGACACCATTGCGCCTGATGAGAGCTTCTCCAAGCTGGAGTCCGGCCGCGTCAACACCAAAGTGCGCAGTTTCGGGCCGCTCTCCCGTAACGGATTCTACCTGGCCTTCCAAGACCTGGGTGCCTGTATGTCCCTGATCTCAGTGCGGGTCTTCTACAAGAAGTGCTCCACCACTATTGCCAACTTTGCCATGTTTCCTGAGACCGCCACAGGCGCTGAGCCCACCTCCCTGGTTATCGCCCCAGGGACCTGTGTCCCCAATGCGCTGGAGGTGTCTGTTCCACTCAAGCTGTACTGCAATGGTGACGGCGAATGGATGGTTCCAGTCGGATCGTGTACCTGTGCAGCCGGGTTTGAGCCTGCCATGAAGGAAACACAGTGCCAAG CCTGCGGCCCCGGCACCTTCAAGTCTCGCCAGGGAGAGGGGCTGTGTTCTCCCTGCCCCCCCAACAGCCGTACCAGCTCCGGTGCCTCCACCCTCTGTTCCTGCCGCAACAGCTACTACCGTGCCGACAGCGACTCGCCGGACTCCGCCTGCACCA CCGTGCCCTCAGCCCCGCGCAGCGTGATCTCCAATGTGAACGAGACGTCGCTGGTTCTGGAGTGGAGCGAGCCGCGCGACTCGGGGGGACGGGACGACCTGCTGTACAACGTCATCTGCAAGAAGTGCACGGCAGAGCGGGGCGTGTGCTCACGCTGCGACGACAATGTGGACATCTCCCCGCGCCACCTGGGCCTGATGGAGCGCCGGGTCACCGTGCGGAACCTGCAGGCGCACACGCAGTACAGCTTCGAGATCCAGGCCGTCAACGGTGTCTCCAGCAAGAGCCCCTATGCGCCACAATATTCCGCCGTCAACATCACCACCAATCAGGCCG CTCCATCTGCAGTGCCCACTGTTCACCTGATGGGGGCGACAGCAAGCACCATGAGCCTGTCCTGGCTGCCCCCTGAGAAACCCAACGGCATCATTCTGGACTACGAGATCAAATACCATGAGAAG gGTCAGGGCGAGGCAATCGCTCACACGGTGACggcccagcacagcacagcacggaTCGAGGGGCTTAGGGCGGGCACACCGTATGTGGTGCAGGTCCGAGCGCGCACGGTGGCGGGGTACGGCCGCTACAGCAACCCCTCGGACTTCAGCACGAACCTGCAGA GTGACCCTGAGAAGTCCCTGCAGGAGCAACTGCCCCTGATTGTGGGCTCTGCCACTGCTGGCCTTGTCTTCATCATCGCTGTGGTTGTTATTGCCATCGTCTGCCTCAG AAAGCAGCGCAATGGCTCGGAGTCAGAGTATACAGAGAAGCTGCAACAGTACA TTACCCCAGGGATGAAAGTCTATATTGATCCTTTCACTTACGAGGACCCCAACGAAGCTGTCCGTGAATTCGCCAAAGAAATTGACATTTCCTGTGTGAAAATCGAGGAGGTCATAGGGGCAG gtGAATTCGGGGAAGTGTGTCGTGGACGTCTGAAACTGCCCGGAAGGCGGGAGATCATCGTGGCCATCAAGACCCTGAAAGCAGGATATACTGAGCGGCAGAGGCGGGACTTCCTGAGTGAGGCCAGCATCATGGGCCAGTTCGACCACCCAAACATCATCCGTCTGGAGGGTGTGGTCACCAAGAGCCGGCCAGTCATGATTGTCACAGAGTTCATGGAGAATGGGGCCCTGGACTCCTTCCTCAGG CTGAATGATGGTCAGTTCACAGTGATCCAGCTCGTGGGGATGCTCCGGGGTATCGCAGCCGGGATGAAGTACCTGTCTGACATGAACTACGTCCACCGAGACCTGGCGGCGCGCAACATCTTGGTCAACAGCAACCTGGTGTGCAAGGTGTCTGATTTTGGGCTGTCCCGCTTCCTGGAGGATGACCCTACAGACCCCACCTACACCAGCTCCCTG CGTTCGTGTGTCTGTCCTCAGGGAGGGAAGATTCCCATCCGCTGGACGGCCCCTGAGGCGATCGCTTACAGGAAGTTCACCTCTGCCAGCGACGTGTGGAGTTACGGCATCGTGATGTGGGAAGTGATGTCATACGGAGAGCGGCCGTACTGGGACATGAGCAACCAAGAC GTGATCAACGCAGTGGAGCAGGATTACAGGCTGCCCCCACCCATGGACTGCCCCACCGCCCTGCACCAGCTCATGCTTGACTGCTGGGTGAAGGAGAGGAACCTGCGGCCCAAGTTCGCCCAGATTGTCAACACGCTGGACAAACTGATCCGCAACGCCGCCAGCCTGAAGGTGGTCTCCAGCACGCACTCAGG GGACCTTTTGCGGATAGGAGTGACGCTAGCGGGACACCAGAAGAAGATTTTGGGCAGCATTCAGGACATGCGCTTACAAATGAACCAAACACTGCCCGTCCAGGTCTGA
- the ephb3b gene encoding ephrin type-B receptor 3b isoform X3: MTMDYLVFLCSLLLPVTLAVEETLMDTKWATSELAWTVHPETGWEEVSGYDEAMNPIRTYQVCNVRELNQNNWLRSDFIPRKDVLRVYVEMKFTVRDCNSIPNIPGSCKETFNLFYYESDSDSATATSPFWMENPYVKVDTIAPDESFSKLESGRVNTKVRSFGPLSRNGFYLAFQDLGACMSLISVRVFYKKCSTTIANFAMFPETATGAEPTSLVIAPGTCVPNALEVSVPLKLYCNGDGEWMVPVGSCTCAAGFEPAMKETQCQACGPGTFKSRQGEGLCSPCPPNSRTSSGASTLCSCRNSYYRADSDSPDSACTTVPSAPRSVISNVNETSLVLEWSEPRDSGGRDDLLYNVICKKCTAERGVCSRCDDNVDISPRHLGLMERRVTVRNLQAHTQYSFEIQAVNGVSSKSPYAPQYSAVNITTNQAAPSAVPTVHLMGATASTMSLSWLPPEKPNGIILDYEIKYHEKGQGEAIAHTVTAQHSTARIEGLRAGTPYVVQVRARTVAGYGRYSNPSDFSTNLQSDPEKSLQEQLPLIVGSATAGLVFIIAVVVIAIVCLRKQRNGSESEYTEKLQQYITPGMKVYIDPFTYEDPNEAVREFAKEIDISCVKIEEVIGAGEFGEVCRGRLKLPGRREIIVAIKTLKAGYTERQRRDFLSEASIMGQFDHPNIIRLEGVVTKSRPVMIVTEFMENGALDSFLRLNDGQFTVIQLVGMLRGIAAGMKYLSDMNYVHRDLAARNILVNSNLVCKVSDFGLSRFLEDDPTDPTYTSSLGGKIPIRWTAPEAIAYRKFTSASDVWSYGIVMWEVMSYGERPYWDMSNQDVINAVEQDYRLPPPMDCPTALHQLMLDCWVKERNLRPKFAQIVNTLDKLIRNAASLKVVSSTHSGVSQPLLDRCVPDYTTFTTVGDWLDAIKMSRYRENFINAGFASFDLVAQMTAEDLLRIGVTLAGHQKKILGSIQDMRLQMNQTLPVQV, from the exons AAACTCTGATGGACACCAAGTGGGCCACATCAGAGCTGGCCTGGACCGTACACCCAGAAACAGGG TGGGAGGAAGTGAGTGGCTATGATGAGGCCATGAACCCCATCCGGACATACCAGGTGTGTAATGTACGTGAGCTCAACCAGAACAATTGGCTGCGCAGCGACTTCATCCCGCGCAAGGACGTGTTGCGCGTCTATGTGGAGATGAAGTTCACCGTGCGGGACTGCAACAGCATCCCCAATATCCCAGGTTCCTGCAAGGAGACCTTCAACCTGTTCTACTATGAATCCGACAGCGACTCGGCCACAGCCACCAGCCCGTTCTGGATGGAGAACCCTTACGTCAAGGTGGACACCATTGCGCCTGATGAGAGCTTCTCCAAGCTGGAGTCCGGCCGCGTCAACACCAAAGTGCGCAGTTTCGGGCCGCTCTCCCGTAACGGATTCTACCTGGCCTTCCAAGACCTGGGTGCCTGTATGTCCCTGATCTCAGTGCGGGTCTTCTACAAGAAGTGCTCCACCACTATTGCCAACTTTGCCATGTTTCCTGAGACCGCCACAGGCGCTGAGCCCACCTCCCTGGTTATCGCCCCAGGGACCTGTGTCCCCAATGCGCTGGAGGTGTCTGTTCCACTCAAGCTGTACTGCAATGGTGACGGCGAATGGATGGTTCCAGTCGGATCGTGTACCTGTGCAGCCGGGTTTGAGCCTGCCATGAAGGAAACACAGTGCCAAG CCTGCGGCCCCGGCACCTTCAAGTCTCGCCAGGGAGAGGGGCTGTGTTCTCCCTGCCCCCCCAACAGCCGTACCAGCTCCGGTGCCTCCACCCTCTGTTCCTGCCGCAACAGCTACTACCGTGCCGACAGCGACTCGCCGGACTCCGCCTGCACCA CCGTGCCCTCAGCCCCGCGCAGCGTGATCTCCAATGTGAACGAGACGTCGCTGGTTCTGGAGTGGAGCGAGCCGCGCGACTCGGGGGGACGGGACGACCTGCTGTACAACGTCATCTGCAAGAAGTGCACGGCAGAGCGGGGCGTGTGCTCACGCTGCGACGACAATGTGGACATCTCCCCGCGCCACCTGGGCCTGATGGAGCGCCGGGTCACCGTGCGGAACCTGCAGGCGCACACGCAGTACAGCTTCGAGATCCAGGCCGTCAACGGTGTCTCCAGCAAGAGCCCCTATGCGCCACAATATTCCGCCGTCAACATCACCACCAATCAGGCCG CTCCATCTGCAGTGCCCACTGTTCACCTGATGGGGGCGACAGCAAGCACCATGAGCCTGTCCTGGCTGCCCCCTGAGAAACCCAACGGCATCATTCTGGACTACGAGATCAAATACCATGAGAAG gGTCAGGGCGAGGCAATCGCTCACACGGTGACggcccagcacagcacagcacggaTCGAGGGGCTTAGGGCGGGCACACCGTATGTGGTGCAGGTCCGAGCGCGCACGGTGGCGGGGTACGGCCGCTACAGCAACCCCTCGGACTTCAGCACGAACCTGCAGA GTGACCCTGAGAAGTCCCTGCAGGAGCAACTGCCCCTGATTGTGGGCTCTGCCACTGCTGGCCTTGTCTTCATCATCGCTGTGGTTGTTATTGCCATCGTCTGCCTCAG AAAGCAGCGCAATGGCTCGGAGTCAGAGTATACAGAGAAGCTGCAACAGTACA TTACCCCAGGGATGAAAGTCTATATTGATCCTTTCACTTACGAGGACCCCAACGAAGCTGTCCGTGAATTCGCCAAAGAAATTGACATTTCCTGTGTGAAAATCGAGGAGGTCATAGGGGCAG gtGAATTCGGGGAAGTGTGTCGTGGACGTCTGAAACTGCCCGGAAGGCGGGAGATCATCGTGGCCATCAAGACCCTGAAAGCAGGATATACTGAGCGGCAGAGGCGGGACTTCCTGAGTGAGGCCAGCATCATGGGCCAGTTCGACCACCCAAACATCATCCGTCTGGAGGGTGTGGTCACCAAGAGCCGGCCAGTCATGATTGTCACAGAGTTCATGGAGAATGGGGCCCTGGACTCCTTCCTCAGG CTGAATGATGGTCAGTTCACAGTGATCCAGCTCGTGGGGATGCTCCGGGGTATCGCAGCCGGGATGAAGTACCTGTCTGACATGAACTACGTCCACCGAGACCTGGCGGCGCGCAACATCTTGGTCAACAGCAACCTGGTGTGCAAGGTGTCTGATTTTGGGCTGTCCCGCTTCCTGGAGGATGACCCTACAGACCCCACCTACACCAGCTCCCTG GGAGGGAAGATTCCCATCCGCTGGACGGCCCCTGAGGCGATCGCTTACAGGAAGTTCACCTCTGCCAGCGACGTGTGGAGTTACGGCATCGTGATGTGGGAAGTGATGTCATACGGAGAGCGGCCGTACTGGGACATGAGCAACCAAGAC GTGATCAACGCAGTGGAGCAGGATTACAGGCTGCCCCCACCCATGGACTGCCCCACCGCCCTGCACCAGCTCATGCTTGACTGCTGGGTGAAGGAGAGGAACCTGCGGCCCAAGTTCGCCCAGATTGTCAACACGCTGGACAAACTGATCCGCAACGCCGCCAGCCTGAAGGTGGTCTCCAGCACGCACTCAGG GGTGTCCCAGCCCCTTCTGGACCGCTGTGTCCCCGACTACACCACCTTCACCACGGTGGGGGACTGGCTGGACGCCATCAAGATGAGCCGCTACAGAGAGAACTTCATCAACGCGGGGTTCGCCTCCTTCGACCTGGTTGCGCAGATGACAGCAGA GGACCTTTTGCGGATAGGAGTGACGCTAGCGGGACACCAGAAGAAGATTTTGGGCAGCATTCAGGACATGCGCTTACAAATGAACCAAACACTGCCCGTCCAGGTCTGA